Proteins found in one Strix aluco isolate bStrAlu1 chromosome 29, bStrAlu1.hap1, whole genome shotgun sequence genomic segment:
- the LOC141916304 gene encoding E3 ubiquitin-protein ligase RBBP6-like, whose translation MPCVHYKFFSKVSSDTVTFDGLYISLCDLKRLIMGREKLKAANCDLRITNAQTNEEYTDDNALIPKNSLVIVRRIPVGGIKPASKTHVMAPKSHKILETAFRSRTEPVSGTSKAIDESSASISLAQLTKTSNLAEANASEEDKIKAMMIQSCHQYDPVNYMKKPMGPLPPPYTCFHCGKPGHYRKNCPTNEDRNFESVPRIKKSTGIPRSFMVEVEDPNTKGAMLTKTGRYAIPIINADAYARGKKEKPPFLPEEPSSSSFSDDDNPIPDVLLCLICKDIMTDAVDIACCGNSYCDECIRTALLESGEHTCPTCHQTGVSPDALIANKLLRQAVNSFKNGTGYGNQIEQQQQPPPPPPLMRPTVTRNLQPLLRPTVSREQDPLMIPPASLAPRSAAASSSLAPGQWPGAAGLPVSQSPAVVSDLPPAVSLSLRAEKPGGPFHDADVVLPLAALVTAAELPKSSSLSISSLLEQEGYPVPPLRQPALPSLLGPQGKSIPTTGHPVRASPIRSACGRPGWELSSRGHLRSEYTPRTQAPTLPASTPVFVPVPPPPLYLPPPHALPLPQVVPPPLLPPQFPPGQPLSAGCTAPPPGYPPAPANMSSAWGPTAVPVAHPNTIPRTQAPPLPREEFYREQQRLKEEGKKKSRLHEFTNDFAKELMEYKKIQKERRRSFSRSQSPHRASSYSRSSYTYSKSRLGSSHTCSYSRSFSRSYSCSNLRSPPYPRRGKGKSRHNRSRSRSHGYHRSRSRSPPYRRYHSRSRSSVCRGQSPTKHKKHQKRRKGNEDEGVPNAELLEGMRREPVTADVKTDSLFLLPSRDDDTPVRDEPMEADSIAVKPVSEKEKKEEGKPKAKTGKTKQKVEVAVPPRKVSVIKPDKASQEKVDSDHEISPRTEPPVKKVKEELQKTDNVKTSSSQKCLGTPQKVHPKVTIDHPETRPAKEKKTKKSHSKETKSEKPSNKKDKSKKPAEKSKPSNAKPEKRKVDEKVDKEHEATSIKASKPETAECKTSPKGKTEPDGEKGGQTLEKNKSAFLNNPAKKIKLIQETGNEIVSGENVPPAIEPVEKPELSSSKVKQEAAKGKMRRKVTAADGSSSAPVDYTSASSAGGSPIRKTEIKPDTKGTVIKTMEKHNNDIAAPAEDVIIIVQVPQSKRNKNGFQSEEKDFKSILLPTNIGKPVTVIKNVNAKPPSPVKHSKKETEPLEETQKATKEASYESSQQDAKSSESLNEKDKTKDWDHSLSHKDTSEKRKSSVQREKDHLEHATEEGNGKIISQTSKDSRSSEKHGTGCGSTAKDCIPNRDKKSDHDGDRDHSSSTRRNEKSELARRKDSPSQNKESTLVKKSKPRDEQAEASKKGTGDAKRSSYSPPCEQKQPDHKAAPDSKHTLKEHKPLGKNSGREKEKHVPEVKSNKEPGGNKPPLRQESPDVKNEKENTTGQKVKPKPQVSSSSWLSSDLTQETDEAALVPDYNESDSESNVSAKDEEAAGKNPTELEEKAVDEVKEDMAAPAAADQPVASRSQSQSSPSVSHSRSQGPSESQTRSHSSIASAGESQDSKKKKKKKEKKKHKKQKKHKKQKKHIGKTQTQEEKIKEEQR comes from the exons ATGCCGTGTGTGCACTACAAGTTCTTCTCCAAGGTGAGCTCTGATACGGTCACCTTCGATGGCCTCTACATCTCCCTGTGTGACCTGAAGCGCCTGATCATGGGCCGTGAGAAGCTGAAGGCGGCCAACTGCGACCTGCGGATCACCAACGCCCAGACCAACGAAG aatacacagatgataatgccctgattcctaagaactcaTTGGTAATTGTTAGAAGAATCCCTGTTGGAGGAATTAAACCTGCCAGCAAAACACAtgttat ggCTCCTAAATCACACAAAATCTTAGAAACTGCTTTCAG AAGTCGAActgagccagtgagtggaacatcaaaagca attgatGAGTCCTCTGCATCTATTTCCCTGGCCCAGCTTACTAAG acttccaatctggctgaagccaacgcttctgaagaagataaaataaaagctatgaTGATACAGTCTTGTCATCAGTATGATCCAGTCAA TTACATGAAGAAACCCATGGGTCCACTTCCACCACCATATACTTGCTTTCATTGTGGAAAACCTGGCCACTATAGGAAGAACTGCCCCACAAATGAG gacagaaATTTTGAGTCTGTTCCCAGGATTAAAAAGAGCACAGGAATCCCaaggagtttcatggtggaggtggaagatcccaatacaaaGGGTGCAATGCTGacaaagactggaagatatgcaataccaattattaatgc GGatgcttatgccagaggaaagaaggaaaagcctccctttttaccagaggagccatcctcttcttccttctcagaTGatgataatcctattccagatgTGTTGTTATGTCTCATTTGTAAAGATATAATGACTGATGCAGTTGATATtgcctgctgtggaaacagttattgtgatgAAT GTATTAGAACAGCATTACTGGAGTCTGGGGAACACacatgcccaacatgtcatcagaCAGGCGTTTCTCCTGATGCTTTAATTGCCAACAAGCTCCTACGGCAG gctgtgaacagcttcaaaaatggaactggctaTGGTAATCAGattgagcagcagcagcagccaccacctccaccaccccTCATGAGACCAACAGTAACACGCAACCTGCAGCCTCTGCTCCGGCCAACAGTTTCCAGAGAGCAGGATCCACTCATGATTCCACCGGCTTCTTTGGCTCCtcgttctgctgctgcttcctcatcACTGGCCCCTGGTCAgtggcctggggcagctgggctgccagTCAGTCAATCTCCTGCTGTTGTCTCTGACCTCCCTCCAGCAGTGTCCCTATCTCTCCGTGCTGAAAAGCCAGGTGGACCTTTTCA tgaTGCTGATGTAGTTCTACCTCTTGCTGCTCTGGTGACTGCTGCTGAACTGCCTAAATCTTCCTCTCTGTCAATCAGCAGTTTGTTGGAACAGGag GGCTATCCTGTGCCTCCACTAAGACAGCCAGCATTACCAAGTCTTCTTGGCCCCCAAGGAAAATCAATACCCACAACTG gtcatccagtgagagccaGTCCAATTCGCTCAGCATGTGGCAGACCAGGCTGGGAACT TTCAAGTCGAGGACACCTGCGCAGTGAATATACCCCAAGGACTCAGGCCCcaacactaccagcatcaacaccggTCTTcgtgcctgtgcctccacctcccttgtatctTCCACCACCACATGCACTTCCTCTTCCACAGGTGGTGCCTCCaccactgcttcctcctcagtttccacctgggcagcctctgTCTGCTGGGTGCACTGCCCCCCCTCCAGgatatcccccagctcctgcaaacATGTCATCAGCTTGGGGACCAACAGCAGTACCAGTGGCTCATCCAAATACCATCCCAAGGACACAAGCACCCCCTTTACCTAGGGAGGAGTTTTACAGAGAGCAACAGAGGCTTAAAGAGGA gggaaagaaaaagtccagacttcATGAGTTTACAAATGATTTTGCTAAGGAACTGATGGAATATAAAAAGATTCAAAAGGAGCGTAGGCGTTCGTTTTCCAG gtCCCAGTCTCCCCATCGTGCTTCTTCTTACTCTAGAAGTTCATATACCTACTCCAAGTCAAGACTGGGTTCTTCTCACACTTGCTCCTACTCTCGATCATTTAGTCGCTCCTATTCTTGTTCCAACTTGCGATCGCCACCATATCCCAGAAGAGGCAAAGGGAAGAGTCGCCACAATCGTTCTAGGTCAAGGTCACATGGTTATCACCGTTCAAGGTCAAGATCACCCCCATACAGAAGGTACCATTCACGTTCAAGGTCTTCAGTATGTAGAGGCCAGTCTCCCACTAAACATAAAAAAcaccagaagagaagaaaagggaatgagGATGAAGGAGTTCCCAATGCTGAATTGTTAGAAGGTATGAGAAGAGAGCCAGTTACAGCAGATGTTAAAACGGACTCACTGTTCCTGCTCCCAAGCAGAGATGATGATACCCCTGTGAGAGATGAGCCTATGGAAGCAGATTCTATTGCTGTCAAACCAgtgtctgaaaaggagaaaaaagaggagggtAAGCCAAAAGCAAAAACTGGCAAGACAAAGCAGAAAGTAGAAGTGGCTGTTCCTCCTAGGAAAGTCAGTGTAATAAAACCGGATAAAGCTTCCCAAGAGAAGGTggacagtgatcatgaaatatcTCCTCGAACAGAACCTCCTGTGAAAAAAGTGAAGGAGGAGTTACAAAAGACAGACAATGTTAAAACGTCTTCTTCTCAAAAGTGTCTTGGTACTCCACAGAAAGTTCACCCAAAAGTGACAATAGATCACCCAGAAACCAGACCAGCcaaggagaaaaagacaaagaaatccCATTCAAAAGAAACCAAGTCAGAGAAGCCCTCCAACAAAAAGGACAAGTCAAAAAAACCTGCGGAAAAAAGCAAACCTTCTAatgcaaaacctgaaaaaagaaaagtagatgAAAAGGTTGATAAAGAACATGAAGCCACTTCCATAAAGGCATCTAAACCAGAAACTGCTGAATGTAAAACATCACCAAAGGGGAAGACTGAACCTGATGGTGAAAAAGGAGGGCAAACTCTGGAAAAGAATAAATCTGCTTTTCTTAACAACCCTGCCAAAAAGATTAAACTTATCCAGGAAACTGGCAATGAGATTGTGAGTGGAGAAAATGTGCCACCTGCAATTGAACCTGTTGAGAAACctgagctgagcagcagcaaagttaaacaagaagcagcaaagggaaaaatgagaagaaaagtaaCAGCAGCTGATGGATCTAGTTCAGCTCCTGTAGATTACACCAG TGCTAGTTCTGCTGGAGGAAGCCCCAttagaaagactgaaataaagcCAGATACAAAAGGAACTGTCATTAAGACCATGGAGAAGCATAATAATGATATAGCAGCCCCTGCTGAAGACGTCATTATTATAGTCCAGGTCCCTCAGTCAAAGCGGAACAAAAATGGCTTTCAGTCTGAAGAGAAAGACTTTAAATCTATCCTGCTGCCCACAAACATAGGAAAACCTGTGACTGTTATAAAAAATGTGAATGCTAAGCCACCAAGCCCTGtgaaacacagtaaaaaagagacagagcctctggaggaaacacagaaagcTACAAAAGAGGCGAGTTATGAAAGTTCCCAGCAGGATGCAAAAAGTTCAGAAAGtttgaatgaaaaagacaaaacaaaagacTGGGATCATTCTTTGTCACACAAGGACACttctgagaagagaaagagcagtGTTCAGAGAGAAAAAGACCACTTGGAACATGCAACTGAAGAAGGAAAcggaaaaattatttctcaaacTTCCAAAGACAGCAGATCTTCAGAGAAACACGGTACTGGCTGTGgatccactgctaaagactgtaTTCCTAACCGAGACAAAAAATCTGACCATGATGGCGACAGAGATCATTCTAGTTCCACACGTAGAAATGAAAAGAGTGAATTAGCAAGGAGAAAAGACTCCCCTTCTCAAAACAAAGAATCTACATTAGTAAAGAAGAGTAAGCCGAGAGATGAACAAGCAGAGGCATCCAAAAAGGGCACGGGCGATGCCAAAAGGAGCAGCTACAGTCCTCCGTGTGAGCAGAAGCAGCCTGATCACAAAGCTGCTCCTGATTCCAAGCATACATTGAAGGAACACAAACCTCTAGGTAAGAATtcgggaagagagaaagagaagcatgTACCAGAAGTAAAAAGCAATAAAGAGCCAGGTGGTAATAAACCACCTTTGAGACAAGAATCACCAGAtgtaaaaaatgagaaagagaacACGACTGGACAAAAGGTCAAGCCCAAGCCTCAGGTAAGCAGCTCCTCGTGGCTCTCTTCTGACCTAACTCAGGAGACTGATGAGGCTGCACTTGTACCAGACTACAATGAAAGTGACAGTGAGAGTAATGTATCTGCAAAAGATgaggaagctgcaggaaaaaatcctacagagctggaagaaaaggCTGTTGATGAGGTCAAAGAGGATATGGCAGCACCTGCTGCAGCTGACCAGCCTGTAGCAAGCAGAAGTCAAAGTCAAAGCAGTCCGAGTGTTAGCCACAGCCGTAGTCAAGGCCCTTCTGAGAGTCAGACTCGAAGCCACAGCAGCATTGCCAGTGCAGGAGAGAGTcaagacagcaagaaaaagaaaaagaaaaaagagaagaagaagcacaagaagcagaagaagcacaagaagcagaagaaacacattggaaaaacacaaacacaagaagaaaaaatcaaagaagagcaaagataa